One Candidatus Nitrososphaera evergladensis SR1 genomic window, AGACCATCCTGATTGGCCGCTCGACTGCCGGCGCAAGACAGCCGGCGACGCTTAGTTTATCTTCTACTTTGCAGTCTATGCTCTTGCACACACAGGAATGGTCAAGAAAAAGCAGGCGTCGAGGGCTGTCGTGATTGCAGGCTTTGCGGCAATCGCAGTCCTTATCGGCGTCATGGTCATGCTGCAGGTATCAAGCGCCCAGAACGACGAGTTCAAGCAAAAGTGGGATGGTATTGCGGTCGACACTATTGCCCTTACAAGAGAGTACCAGGCAGAGGAGGGCAAGTGGAAGGCAGGCCAGTACGACAACGCCACGATGGCAGCAATCATCGACAAGTACATGCCAAGGTACCAGTCGCTCATCGACAGGGCAAACGCGCTTGAAACACCCGAGCGCTACACCGACGCCCGCAGCCTGCTGGTAAAGGCAATACAGGCAGAAAAGGACAGCAACGAGCATTTCAAGGCGTATCTGCTGACAGGCAACAGGGCCGAGTACGAGAAGACGCTGGACCTGTTCTCGCTTTCGCTAAAGTACAGCGCAGAGGCCGATGCAGCCATGAAGGCGGCCGGCTAATGCCTACGTTTTAATTAAGGTGATCAAGACTTTTCTTACGCTGGGCCCATAGTTCAGCTTGGACAGAATGGCTGCCTGCGGAGCAGTTGGTCGAGGGTTCGAGTCCCTCTGGGCCCGCTCATTTCACATGTTCAGGGGCCCCTCCCAATTTTATAGCGGAGGAATTCCCTGATGCCCGAAAGGCTGTAGACAGTCATTGCAAAGATAATAGATAAACTGCCAAACCCCGTCAACGTCGCGCTAGTAAAGGAATTTCACGACTTCATGAAGAGAAACTAGACAGCTAGGCGCCATCCAAAGAACTCGTTTAGGGCAGCGCGATTGCTTTTGGCCGCCACTTTATTGGCCCACCCACAACTTTGGTCGACCAAATGGAGCTGATCCTTGATTTTCTGGCAACAATAACAATAATAGCAACTATATCGTCTTTTGCTATAGCCCTCCAAACAGATCCAGGTAAACCGTATGGTACCCGGAGGCAACTACAGAGACCATGGGAGCAATAACTTCCGTAATCTTTTGCTTGGTTTCAGGATCAAACTCTGTTTGTGTTTTGGTTGCGAACTTGTATTCAATAAGCTTGCCAGTTGTGCCGATTAATTTGCCATCACTTAATACGTTTGCCACCACCGCGGACCCGTTATATGATGCAGTTACAGTAAACTTGACCGGCTTGTTGACCGCTACTTTTTGCGGGTTAACAGACACGTTCATTGTTTTTAGTGGTACAAAGGGGTTCTGGGCATCCCAAAGTGCGACTATAGGTTTCCACGGATGCTGCTCCCAGCCAAGCCACCACTGTTCGTAACCTTCAGGCACCTTGCCCCCCGACGCGATTCTCTGATCAACAAGTTCCTTTAATTCTCGTTTCCAATGGCGTACGCTTGCCAGGGCTTCTGATCTCTTTTTTCCGCTGTCGGGTCCTGTGAGAGGAGACGGCGTTTCAGGATGTTTTCCTTGGTCCGAGCTGTAAGTGAACCCATTTGCAGCATATTCTAGTTGCCAGATCTTGCGCCTCAGGCGAACTATTAGTGTAGTATTTCTCTCGCTGGAATTCTTTGTGGTTTGTTCTCCATAGGTGGCCGGATCTTTATCCCAGGCGGTTATCACATCATCTGCACGCATGAACCCATGGGCTACACGTATGCGAATTAGTCCCGGATCAATCGTCATTCCATCGTGGATATCGTGTTCTGGACGGATCACCACTACCGGCTTGCCCCAGCTGTTAGGCGGAAATAGAGATGATTCTGATATTTCCGAGGGCATAATATCTGCAGATGCACGCATACCAATGTCAAGTATGTTTGCGGGCGGATCGTAGGAATGAAGTGGCCCTCCACCGCCCAGAATAGGCTTTTGCGGATCAATCTCTGTAGACGAGGCAACTACTGCATAGATAAAATCGGCGCCTGCATCAATGGCCGATTCTATTGGTGTGGTTGCCCTTACGCCCCCATCGATATACCAGTACGAGCCGACCTTGACTGGAGGGAAAACAAATGGTATGGATGATGAAGCAAGAGCACCGCTTACAAGGCTGGTCATAACTGGGAACTGCTTCTTCGGACAATTCTCAAGCTGTTTTCGAAGCTGGGCTTGTTTATTGCGCAGCGCTGCGACACCAGCGAGGGCCCCTTTTTGCGGATCTTTATCATCGAAGGCGGAATCTTGCGCATCCTTTATTTGCGATTCGAGCTCGGCTATCTTTTTGAGGATTGGCCCGGAGCAAGCAGGATCATATTGCGTAACCAATGTCGGCGACCCATCGCGCTCAATTACTGCGCCAGTTTCAGTAACGTAGCGCAGTTTCCCATCTTCAAGGGCCACCATGGCAAGCCGCAACTTGATACCGGATTTCGCAACCAGTTCGGGATGAAAGCTTGCTCTCTTGAGCATGGTGTCATGGATTGGGTCAAGATTGTACAGCGAGCGCGTTGCTAACAAAGACTGGATATCCTTTTTGACCTTGTCCAAGGCGCTGTCTCCTCCCGAGAACAGCCAAGCTATCAATCCAATAGGACCCAAAAGTACAGAGGAGCTGCAGTGGCGGTTACATCCTCCAGCAATTCTTTTGCATCTTTTTCAAATTTGGACGTATCTATTGCGTCTTTGTACATATTGCCATTCTTCTTAAGAAGCAGCCAGATCTCTTCCAGTCCTGCGAGTCCCTGCAAGTGTCCATCGCTATCGCGGTTTGCCATTTTTTCTTTGGGCTCGCCTTCTGCCAGTTTGAGCGCGTTAATCGCACCTACGGACGTACCGCAAATAATCTTGGGAGCTATTTTGCGTAGCCGATAAAGGTAATTGACCACACCAACTTCAAAATCACCGTGAGCTCCACCTCCACTAAGTACAAGTGCAACCTGAGGGACCATCCTTCCCGGATCTATCCTGACGTTTGTAGCTGTTGCTGCCGCTGTTGTCCCTAACGTAGATGCAGAAATGGTACTGCTACGCGGATCTAACCTTAGCTGCCGAACTTCCACGCTTGTCTCGTCTTCTACCGGTAAAGCCTTACTGGTTGCTTGGCTCATGACTACCGTGGATTTGGATATAAGAGAACTATATATCCTTTTTATACCAAAATAGTTTTGTTATCGCCTAAATTGGACCTCCACAAGCATCTTCGCGCCCGCCCAAGCACGCTGTCTCCTGCATCATTCAGCCTTCAATGATTACCATAGACAAAAGCTGCAGTTATCGAAATTCTCTCTTGTATCTGAACCCTGTTTTCGTAATGTTCGAGTCCCTCTGGGCTCGTACTTTTTCGGTTGGAAATCTTTGTCCATTATCCTTATTATTGGATGAAATATGTCGCTGATTGTCTAATATGAGTATGCATGGCCTTTTTCTAAAGTCTTCCATAACTAGTGGCAGCCAATTCTAGATGCTTTAGAATCAGAACAAATCTCACCAAAACTGAAACCGTGCCCAAGAAATTACATCACAACATCAATGGTGGGCACAATCGAGAATATGCGACCTACTGGACGCCGGAGGGCACCATGTGTTTTTTGTGCTCGATAATAATAATATGACTTTCTAAATATGTCTTGTTTGCAAAACGCAAATGACATACCTCGCATTCAAAACCTTCAAGCTTTTCTTTCCTTGATTTTTCCATTACCGAGTACGTCATATCCCTTTCCGAGCCTTGAGTTTAACTTAACTATGTTAGCCCGTTCTGCAACGAACGTGTGCTGTATAGGCATCGTGCTTTAATGTGGTACCTACTACATACGAGGGCAAAGAATACATCACAAGATGCCGCTAATCATGCTCGGCTAAAACCGTAACCGTGCCTTTCATCCAAGGATGCGGTATGCAGTGATAATGATAGACTCCAGCCTCTGTAAAAGTAAAATTGTATGTTTGTCCAGACGGCATCAGTCCGATGGTGGCTGTAGAATCGAATTTTCCGCTTATCTTGTCTACATAGTCATTGTCACTGGTTACGCTGTGATACGTGTTGTCGTTGTTTTTCCATATGACTTTGTTGTTAGCGCCTAGACTAACACGAACATCGCTTGGAAAGAAGTTTTGCGCTTGAGACTCTAGCGAAGAACCCGGCAAAATCCCAACATTAGTAATGCTTGGAGGATTCAAAATGTCTTGAGGGACTCGAGGCTTCCTGTTTATCGTGGGTACGTAGTAGAATTGATAGTACACCAAGCTGATGGCTACTGCTACCAAAAATGTCATGACGGATATGCCTGCCGCCGTCTTTTGGTTTTTCTTCAACAGGACCATAGGCAATCACCAGAATCGGCAATAATGCAGGTTAGCCAGTTTCCTTCACAATTTCTCGCAGATGGTCGTAGTAATTGTTGTGGATTTGGTTGAAACGAAAGACATTCTTTTTTCTGTCCTTCACCTTTCCAATATGATGATGATAAGGATGAGAAGTGGTAGAAGAAGGGCATCGATACCATATTCTTCTTACTGAAAGAATGCTAGGCTTCTAAGTGAAAGTGTCGAAGAGAAGAAGCCATCAATTTGATATCAGCTCGTCATGTACTATAAAGATCGATTTCATTGCAAATAAGACTTGCTTAACAAGAGATCGGTGCATTACTTTATCTTAAGATGAAAAAGAAAGTCAATTACCGTCTTTGAGAGGTACATAAAATTTCCTGTAATGTGTCTTTAGAACTTTCTCCAGCAAGACACAGGAACCAGTTTAAGGCTATCTGGCCTGTAACAAGAACCATGCACCCACTAATGCCCTATCCAACCCGTGACGGTTTCTGCCTTTTTGTAGAAAAGGTGCCAGGATCCACTGAGGGACCTGAAACTTCTGGGCCCGTCTTCTCTCGTACGACAATATAACTCGCCGTGCGGAGACTCCAAAGACTCGTTTTCGAGCGCTAATCACTGTTACATCCTCTACGCCATTGCCTGCAATTTAGTAGTTAGTCTGGTCGCAAAAATCGAGTCAGTCGCTTCGATTGTGCTGGCCAATGCTTGCAACACCTTGCGGCCTTTCTCTGTGGTATTTGCGTACTGTTTGTGCCGCAAGTCAGATACGCCCTCGCGCCTGCCATTTTCCAGCAGCCCGTTTTCAATCAAGACAGCCAGGTAGTAATTTGTCTGTTCGTAACTCAGGTTTGCCCTGCTCATGATATGGGTCTTTTTCTGCGGCACCAAACACAAATCCAGAATATCGCGTATGATTTCGAATCGGGTGCGGTTATTCGTTCTCTTCATCGTACCCTGCCTCTCTTTATTGCCAGAGCGAACAATAATTCGATCATGTCGCTCTTAATAACGTCATACTAATAATCAAGAGTCGCGGCCTTTTCTCATCTGCTGCCAAACACGACCCCGACCTGAATGTGCACTTTGCTGTCATGGCGCGCCAACCGTCTGACGACGTTACTGAATGACACAAGAAAAGCAATATCTACAGAAATGAGCAAGGGCGGCCTCTACTATTCGTCGACCGTTATTCGTTAAATCACCCCTACCAGTCAGACACAGCACTGCCCTGATAGGGGTCTCGGTGCATATTGGGTTATGCTAGGTTGTTTCTTGCTCAGGCGCACGCTATATGCCGATAAACGGGCCTGACAGCATATTATGTTTTCACGATCTTACAGTTATGACTTGCTGATCTTTGTTTGAAATGTCGTTATACGGTTTGGTGCGAGCAAAACCTTCTTGCACAATTCTCCAGGCGGCTTTTTGAGCGAGCCCACAAATGCATGTTTTGATGACGAATATTGTTGGCTCTGATGGTTGTGTTACATGACTTGCCCGGGCACGGCGCCGGCTCGCATTATTTTTAATGCAAAATTTTTAATGCAAAATCAGGTCGTATGGATTATGTTAGTCAGCCCCTACCCTCGAGATTAGACGGCGCGGGCAGGGGCATGGCTTTTCAGTAGTTTTTTGGGTACTGTCTTAGACTTGCTCAGGCACGAATGAGAGAACATGCCTGATAGTAGACAATCAACGTAGCGATGTGTTTAAGGCTTGCTTACCAACCAAAAAGTAATCTTGTTACCTAAGTTGACTTTACTTACTTGCGAATAAGTATACGATATAATCGAAAACTATCATTATTCGCTGATAATTGGCATTATTATTATTATATAAATTCAAAATACACTATCAACGCTATTTTTTGCACCAAACACAAAACTTGTTTATGGTTTGGCGCTATAAGGTATTTTTGGCTTGTCTTTTGCTGTCAAGGGGTTCTGTTCGATAAAGAGACAGGGTCAGGCCTTCCCGTGCGGACAAATCACAAATGGTCCTCACGCGGATTTGCTACACTCAAATGACTGCAAAACTCGGCTTGTTTTTCTATTTTTTTTATAATATCTAAAAATAGCAGATTCGCTTATCGACGTCCATAAATCAAGCTGAAACAAGCCAGCGACCCATCAGCCCAATCGTTCTAGCCATTCTGACTTTTATTGCAAGCAGGTTTGGCGGTTCGCCAGGGTCTTACGCATCTATCGCGACTAGTCCGGTCGGTTTTTATTTGCTGGTTAGAAAAGATGTAAAACGTTATTTGTTGCACTAGTGGGCAGTGTGACAATGCTTTTCAAGATATTGCAAAATCCGCAGGAATGCGAGCAAACAGCTGCATGCCCTTGCATACTAGGTCACATGTTCGGTAAAACATAAACTGCATAATGCGGCAAATTTACCTCTCAGTCTTAGATAACAAAAAATACTATTTCGCCAATAAGCAAGTCTTAAAAGTGATATTACTTTGATCGATACTATCAGACATGATAGCAACCATGTCTGAGCCAACGGTGTTGCCAAAAAAAAGACTGCAATCTGCAACCAAGCCCCTACCTACCGCTAGGTGTGTCTGTTCTCGGTAGGGGCAATTAATCTAATAAAGCAAAAATTTCCTCTTGCTTTTGAAGCATACGTCGTTGTCGTCATCATCAGTTTGCTTGCGGCTTGTTGAAGAGCGAGTTTACGTGCCGTACGGCTTTTGCCAAGTCTTGCAATACCTGTCTGCCCATCTCGGTCGTAATATAGTAGGCGTGTCCACCTACTTTATCACAGTCTGTTGGCTCCCGATGTCCGTGCCGCTTTGCCAGGAGACCCCTTGACAGCAGCGGCGACACATAGTCGTTTAGCTGTTCGTACGTCAAGTTTGCCTTGTACATGATGTGCGTGCGCTTTTTCGGCTCGTTGGCGCAGAGCTGTAGAATGTCGTGTGTTATCTCTACCTTGCCGCGCATTGTTCGGCTTGCCTTACTCGCGCTTTTGCGTGTGTGAGGCTTGTTCGTACTATTTACCAACAAAACCACGGTTTGTCGATTGCGTTGCAACGACTTATAACACTTGTTCATTTTTCTGCAAGAATTTTGTTTGCCAGCGAGGGTCGTTTTACCTAATTATGAGAGTATCAGACATGTTTGGCAAAACACAGAGTTTTTTGTTTCGACAAATCAGAGATATCACACAGAATATAGAGTATGATACAGTAGCAACCATTTTTGATAATTGCAGGCACCCGGGATGCGGATCAGAAACGTGTGCAATGAATTGGATTGTAAGGGTGCCCTTGAATATTGCTATCCATACTATACTATTCTACATCTTCAAGCAGCATGGTTTCAAATGCTACGGCCTTGTCAGGCTCTGACGCATAAATCACGTGGTGGTGGTTTTTCAAAAGTCCCCTGATCCATTCATCCCTGCGGGATTGCTCTATCCCGGAAATGTCATAATAGCACATCTGCGAGCAATCAAATTCCTCAAAATGCTCGTGGCCTGATTTTTCAACGGCCAGTCCCAGCGTCATCCCTTCTTTTGTTTCCGTGTCCGTTATCGTCCTGCCGACAAACCTGTAGGGCGGCCTCATGCCTTTGGTGGATTCTTCTCTTATGCGTCTGAGAGTGCTGAGCATGTCAAGCTTGCCGGCATCAGACCTTTCAGTGCGATAAATGCGCAAAGAGTTTGCCTGCTTGTACGAATCGACATCAATGCCCTTGGCAGACAGCCGCTCTTCAATCGTCTTGGGCTCGTCGGGGCTAAAGAAAATGCACGACTCGCCTTTCTGCAGCCCATTCAAAAGATACCGGGCTATGACTACATCTGCATACTTTGGATTGTCGTACAGCAGGACGATGTGGTTGTTTCCCTCCATCCGGTCAAGGAACTTTATCGGCCGGTAATTTTTAGCGCTCATAAACCCCCATCTCTCCCCCAGAAGGAACATCCAGATACTTTACCCCCATTGCAATGACAAAGTCCTTTATACGATCATAATCTTGCAAAAAGTCCCGGCCCTTCTCGGTTATACCAAGCGGATCTTGTATTATCATCTTTTTGCTTTCCAGTTCATCTAGGTACCTTGCAAGCTTGTCGTAAGCAAGGTTGCTAAGGGTCTGCACCCGGGTAGGTTTTGCCTCGCCGTTTGTCAATTCCTGCGCGATTGCACTGAGGATGTCGTTATATATCTCCATCTTGTTTCGCTTCGGCTTTGGCAAAACTATCATGGTTGACCCTTCCTAATTAATAAGCCTCCCCTTGGGGCGGAATCCATTATATGTTATCTGAAAACATACACCTATGAACAACAACAATAAAACCGAGTCCGCCGCGCAAAAAACGACGGCAACAACTTCATCATCAAGTCACCTGGAGGCATTCCTTTACAGGGTGCCAAAAAAGAACCACGACGCCGTCGCGCAGAACCTGAAGCAATTCGTGCCGTGGTTTGAGAAACAGGGAGTAAGAATCGAGTACTACCAACTTGGCAACTACAAGATCATGGAGGGCATAGACGGCATTGCCAAGACCCTTTCCGCCGGCGAAGATGAAGACATCTGGATGGAGCTGCAATACTTTAGGGACTACAAGCACTGCGAAGACGCCTATGCAAAGATGATGCAGGACAAAAGCATCGAACAACTTGGAAAAGAGTTCTTTGGCCTTATCACCCAGGGGACAAGCCTTGTCAACGGCAGGTTCAACAGGCTGCGTGTGTAAAAAGGCCACGAGCCAATAAGTGAGAAGAGTGAAACGATATACATGGCGGCAAAGGATAACGATACAAAAATTACTTCAGAGCCGGAAAAGCAGGAACTAGTGATAACGCGGAGTTTGACGCGCCGCGCGAGCTTGTGTTCAACGCATACGCCAATCCAGAACTTTATGTACAATGGCTTGGACCGCGAAGGCTGAAAATGACGCTTGAAAGGTTCGAGCCAACAAGCGGCGGTTCATGGCGATACATCCACCAAGATGAAAAAGATGGAAGCAAGTATATGCATTTCATGGAGTAAATCATGAAGTTGCACGGCCAGAGAGGATCATCAGCACGTTTGAATTTGAGGGCCTGCCAGAACCGGGACACGTGGCCCTTGAAACGGCCACGTTTAAAGAGCTGCAGGGTGGCAGGACAACAAGGGTAACGGCCAAGACGATTTTCCAGTCAGTCGCGGATCGTGATGCCGCGCTCCACAGCGGCATGGAAAAAGGAGTCGCAGAGTCGCACGAACGGCTCGACGAGCTTTTGGCAAAAGTGCGAAAAAATGACACAGTTCGTTTGTAGCTCATGAACATGTTGCTGACATAGATTTTTTTCTCCGGATCCGTCAGTCACACACACATGCCACAAAAAAGCCGGACAAAGCTACTAGAACCTGGCAAAGCGCTCTTTAAATAACATGTCCAGCCTAACATGGGCATTGTTGTAAGATTCAGGCCTCTGGCAGGAAAGGTGCTGAGATCAATAAAAGGGCCAAAAT contains:
- a CDS encoding patatin-like phospholipase family protein — translated: MSQATSKALPVEDETSVEVRQLRLDPRSSTISASTLGTTAAATATNVRIDPGRMVPQVALVLSGGGAHGDFEVGVVNYLYRLRKIAPKIICGTSVGAINALKLAEGEPKEKMANRDSDGHLQGLAGLEEIWLLLKKNGNMYKDAIDTSKFEKDAKELLEDVTATAAPLYFWVLLD
- a CDS encoding winged helix-turn-helix domain-containing protein, with product MRGKVEITHDILQLCANEPKKRTHIMYKANLTYEQLNDYVSPLLSRGLLAKRHGHREPTDCDKVGGHAYYITTEMGRQVLQDLAKAVRHVNSLFNKPQAN
- a CDS encoding DUF1428 family protein; translated protein: MNNNNKTESAAQKTTATTSSSSHLEAFLYRVPKKNHDAVAQNLKQFVPWFEKQGVRIEYYQLGNYKIMEGIDGIAKTLSAGEDEDIWMELQYFRDYKHCEDAYAKMMQDKSIEQLGKEFFGLITQGTSLVNGRFNRLRV
- a CDS encoding cupredoxin domain-containing protein; translation: MVLLKKNQKTAAGISVMTFLVAVAISLVYYQFYYVPTINRKPRVPQDILNPPSITNVGILPGSSLESQAQNFFPSDVRVSLGANNKVIWKNNDNTYHSVTSDNDYVDKISGKFDSTATIGLMPSGQTYNFTFTEAGVYHYHCIPHPWMKGTVTVLAEHD
- a CDS encoding winged helix-turn-helix domain-containing protein, with the protein product MPKPKRNKMEIYNDILSAIAQELTNGEAKPTRVQTLSNLAYDKLARYLDELESKKMIIQDPLGITEKGRDFLQDYDRIKDFVIAMGVKYLDVPSGGEMGVYER
- a CDS encoding patatin-like phospholipase family protein codes for the protein MDKVKKDIQSLLATRSLYNLDPIHDTMLKRASFHPELVAKSGIKLRLAMVALEDGKLRYVTETGAVIERDGSPTLVTQYDPACSGPILKKIAELESQIKDAQDSAFDDKDPQKGALAGVAALRNKQAQLRKQLENCPKKQFPVMTSLVSGALASSSIPFVFPPVKVGSYWYIDGGVRATTPIESAIDAGADFIYAVVASSTEIDPQKPILGGGGPLHSYDPPANILDIGMRASADIMPSEISESSLFPPNSWGKPVVVIRPEHDIHDGMTIDPGLIRIRVAHGFMRADDVITAWDKDPATYGEQTTKNSSERNTTLIVRLRRKIWQLEYAANGFTYSSDQGKHPETPSPLTGPDSGKKRSEALASVRHWKRELKELVDQRIASGGKVPEGYEQWWLGWEQHPWKPIVALWDAQNPFVPLKTMNVSVNPQKVAVNKPVKFTVTASYNGSAVVANVLSDGKLIGTTGKLIEYKFATKTQTEFDPETKQKITEVIAPMVSVVASGYHTVYLDLFGGL
- a CDS encoding winged helix-turn-helix domain-containing protein — protein: MKRTNNRTRFEIIRDILDLCLVPQKKTHIMSRANLSYEQTNYYLAVLIENGLLENGRREGVSDLRHKQYANTTEKGRKVLQALASTIEATDSIFATRLTTKLQAMA
- a CDS encoding MEDS domain-containing protein: MSAKNYRPIKFLDRMEGNNHIVLLYDNPKYADVVIARYLLNGLQKGESCIFFSPDEPKTIEERLSAKGIDVDSYKQANSLRIYRTERSDAGKLDMLSTLRRIREESTKGMRPPYRFVGRTITDTETKEGMTLGLAVEKSGHEHFEEFDCSQMCYYDISGIEQSRRDEWIRGLLKNHHHVIYASEPDKAVAFETMLLEDVE